In the genome of Triticum urartu cultivar G1812 chromosome 5, Tu2.1, whole genome shotgun sequence, one region contains:
- the LOC125506303 gene encoding phosphatidylglycerophosphate phosphatase PTPMT2-like: MRSDEHTFGTDGVELQFFHGHDVDEDKDGSTMFADEEASAESSSATALDAAKRAAVGVGARVLFYPKMAYKLVAGRPARGKASEEPSSSSATTLDAAKHAAVGVGARALFYPTLAYSLARYRLSSEFHWWNLIEGTHVYLGAVPFPSDVPRLHDLGVRDVVTLTEPYERLVPKSLYIKHKMENLVLPTTDYLYAPSKDDLCRAAAFIHSSGERGRKTYVHCKAGRARSATVVMCYLVRYKGMTAKEAYDHVRWCRPRMSLAPAQWQAVQDFEDFYRRPAGGSE; encoded by the coding sequence ATGCGCTCCGACGAGCACACGTTCGGCACCGACGGCGTGGAGCTGCAGTTCTTTCACGGGCACGACGTCGACGAGGACAAGGACGGCAGCACCATGTTCGCGGACGAGGAAGCCTCGGCAGAGTCATCATCGGCGACGGCTCTGGACGCGGCGAAGCGGGCGGCGGTGGGAGTGGGCGCGCGGGTGCTCTTCTACCCGAAGATGGCCTACAAGCTggtggccggccggccggctCGGGGTAAAGCCTCGGAGGAGCCGTCGTCATCGTCGGCGACGACTCTAGACGCGGCGAAGCACGCGGCGGTGGGCGTGGGCGCGCGGGCGCTCTTCTACCCGACGCTCGCCTACAGCCTGGCCCGGTACCGCCTCTCGTCCGAATTCCACTGGTGGAACCTCATCGAAGGCACCCACGTCTACCTCGGCGCCGTCCCGTTCCCGAGCGACGTGCCGCGCCTGCACGACCTGGGCGTCCGCGACGTGGTGACCCTCACCGAGCCCTACGAGCGGCTGGTGCCCAAGTCGCTGTACATTAAACACAAGATGGAGAACCTGGTGCTGCCAACCACGGACTACCTCTACGCGCCGTCCAAGGACGACCTCTGCCGTGCCGCGGCGTTCATCCACAGCAGCGGGGAGCGAGGGAGAAAGACGTACGTGCACTGCAAGGCCGGGCGCGCGCGCAGCGCCACGGTGGTTATGTGCTACCTGGTGCGGTACAAGGGGATGACGGCGAAGGAGGCGTACGATCACGTGCGGTGGTGCCGGCCCAGGATGTCGCTGGCTCCGGCGCAGTGGCAGGCGGTCCAGGACTTCGAGGACTTCTACCGGCGGCCGGCCGGTGGCTCGGAGTGA